GTCAGCTCGACCTCATAGCCCCGTTGCATCAGGGCAAGCGACGCGTCGGTGGCCCAGTAGCGTCCGGCGTCGAGGAAGGGCACGGCCTTGCAGCCCAGTCGCAGGGCCCCCGCGCCGATGTCGAGCAGGGTGTGATGCGGCGCGAGCCCGGCTTCTCGCAGCAGCGTCAGCTGCAGCTCTCCGGTCTCGTCCCAGCGGCCCCCCGCGATGTCTCGATGGCGGCCGCGGGCCAGCTCGCGCGCATAGAAGTCGGGGGCCAGATAGGGAGACGTGGGGCGATTCTTCGGCACGGGCCTCCCTTTCGAGCGAGGCGCAGATCTCCTGCCTCTCCTCCGCGTGACGAATCTCCTGGTTCGAGAAGTCTTCCGCCCCCTGCTTGTCGAAGGCCCCTCGGTCGCCCATCCTGCAGGCCAGGGCATCGGTGGCCTGAGGCATCAACGGCAGCACCAACACGAAAGGCGTCTCGCGAGAAACCGTGATCTGGGTCGTGCTCCCCGCCTACAACGAGGCGGCCAATCTCGGCAGCCTGCTGCAGCGCATCTGCGATGTGCAGCGCATCGTGGGCCACTCGGTGGTCGTTCTGGTGGTCGATGACGGCAGCACCGACGAAACCGTGGCCGTGGCCGAGGGCTTTGGCGGCGGGCTCGACGTGCGCGTCGCACGCAATCCCCACAACATGGGACTGGCGGAGACCATCAAGAGCGGACTGGCCCGTGCCCTCGAGCTCGCCGATGATGCAGATCTCATCGTCACCATGGACGCTGACGACACCCACAACCCGGGGCTCATCCCGCGCATGCTCGACCGCATCATCGAGGGATATGACATCGTCATCGCCTCGCGCTTCGTGCCCCAGGCGCGCATCCGCGGCCTCGCCCTGTCGCGCCAGCTGCTCAGCCTGGGGGCCAGCTGGCTGTTCCGCCTGCTCACCCCCGTGCAGGGCGTCACCGACTTCACCTGCGGGTTCCGTGCCTACCGCGCGGGCTTCCTGCGCGAGGTGTGGGAGCGCCACGGCGTGGCCATCACCACGGCCAGCGGGTTCACGTGCATGGCCGACATCCTGCTCACGTGCCGCAGGTTCGATCCGATCATCGCCGAGGTGCCGCTCATCCTGCGCTATGATCGCAAGCTCAGCGCCAGCAAGATGAAGGTGCAGTCGACCGTGCTCGAGAGCCTGCGCCTCATTGCGCGCACCCGCCTCACCGCCCTCGAAGATCTGCTGCGCGGCGATGCGGGCGCATCGCGCCCGCTCGCGCCGCCCCCCCTCCCGAGGTCGCGCCCCTCGCAGCCCGCGGATGACCATGCCCACGAGTAAGGGTGAGCGTTGATCTCACGCACCCGTGACCTGCTGATCACTGTCGGCGTGCTCGGCCTCGCTCTTGCCCTGCGCACGTGGGCCCTGGGCGAGGCGAGCCTGTGGATGGATGAGGGGGCGTCGCTCCTGCTGTCGCAGGGGAGCGCGACTGACATCGTGCGGCGCGTCGTGGCCGAGGAGAGCCATCCGCCGCTCTACTACCTGGCGCTCGGCCTGTGGCGGCAGCTGGGCGATTCCGAGCTCTGTCTGCGTGCATTGAGCGCCATCTGCGGAACCGCGGTGGTGTGGGTGACCGTTCTGCTGGGCCGCGCGCTCGGCGACACGCGGTCGGGTCGTCTCGCCGCCCTCTTCATGGCCCTCAGCGGGCTGTGCGTGCTGGTGTCGCGGGAGGCGCGCATGTACGCACCCGCCACCTTGCTGGTGGCCCTCGAGACGCTGTTCCTGCTGCGCACGCTGCGAGACGGCCGCGGGCGTGACGCCGCGTGCTATGCCGCGTGTGCCGCGGCGTGCGCATGGACGCACTACATCACGGTCTTCGTTCTGGCGGCGCAGTTCGTCTCCGTGCTCTTCGTCGGCCTGCGCGGCGGCTTCGATCGAACGACGTTGCGAACCTACGGCCTGGCCACCGGGGCAGCGTTCCTGCTCTGGGTTCCGTGGCTCGTCTTGAAGGGGAATCCCACGGCGCGAGGCGATCTGCTGCCGTTCATGCTGTTTGTGCGCAGCGGTGAATCGTTGCCGTGGCAGCTGCTGTCGCTGTGCTACGACGAGGCGTACGGCCTGACCCTGTTCTTCCGACCGCTCGATCTCGGACCGTTCGGACGCGTGCTCTACGGACAGTTCGCGCTGGCTGCGGGAGTCGCCGCGACGTGCGTGCTGGGCGGCGCCTGGCAGGTTCGACGCGAGCGTGAGCGGGGTTGGCTCGTGGTGGCCGCGTCGTTCCTGCTCACCGCGCTCATCGTTCTCATCGCCTCGCGCGCACTCGAGGCCGACATCTTCAAGTCGCGCTACCTCTCGGTGACGGCGCCTTGCTTCTGGCTGCTGGTGGCACGCTTCCTGACGCGGCTCGAGGCCAGGTTCGTCGCCACGGCGCTCACCGCTTTCGTGATGACCCTCACCACCGTGTCTTCGCTCAACCTGCTGTTCGAAGAGCCCTGGAGCACGCAGGACATCCGCGGCGCGGCGCAGCGCGTGGCGCGCATGGCGCGCGCGGGTGACGTGCTTGTGCTCGACCCTGGCTACAACCGTGGGCTTGTCGATCGATATGCGCCAGCGCTCACATCCACGTGCACGGTGGTGCCCATCGGGCGGCGCGGCGTCGACGGGTTCGACCCGCGGGCCTACGCAGGTCGCAGGGTCTGGCTGCTGCGGGCTGATCCGTCGCTGGTCGATGCGGCAGATGAGGTTCGCCGCCGGCTCTGCGCGCTGGCCATGCCGACGCGGGTCTTCTGGTCGCCGCGCCTGAACGTCACGTTCACCGTTGAGGTGGAACGGTTCGATGTGCCCGTCGGGGCACGGGAAGAGGAGCGCCGATGAGCGGGGACGTCTCGCAGCTCCAGAGCCAGGAGGAGAGCCCGCAGGGCGGCGGCAGCGCACCGCGCGGGAGGCGCTCGGCCGTGCTTCAGCTCGTCGTGGGTCTTGCCGTGAGCCTGCTCACCCTCTGGGCGTTCTCCAGGGGGGTGAATCTGCGCCAGCTCGGTGACACCCTCCGTGCCTGCGACCTTCGATGGCTAGGCGGCAGCGCCTTTCTCGCCGCTTTTCTCCTCGTGGTGCGGGGGTGGCGCTGGGAGGCTCTGCTCGGGGTCTACGGCATCGGGTATCGTGGCGCGCTGAACGGGGTGGTGCTGGGTACCGCCGCCAACAATGTTCTGCCGGCCCGCGCGGGTGAGCTGGTGCGGGTCAGCTGGATGAGCGCCGCGTATTCGCGCCCCATGGCGCCTCTGCTGGTCACGGCCGTGGTGGAGCGCATCCTCGATCTGATGGCGGTGGCTGCGCTGGCCGTGTGGGCCGCCGCCCAGGCGTCCATGCGCCCCGGGGGGGCGAGCTTCGGATGGGCCGCCGCGGCGGGCGGCATGGCCCTCACTGCGACAGGCGGCATCGCCGTTCTCGTGGCCTTCGCATGGAGCGGGCAGGGGAGCGGCGCGCGCGTTCTCGCCTTCGTCCCGCAGCGCTGGCGCAAGCGGGTCGAGGCGGTGGCCGGTCAGGTGGCCACCGCGGTCTTTCGCGACACCCCGCCGCGGGCGCTGCTCGCCGCGGCCTGGCGCACGGCATTGACGTGGGGCCTGGCGGGAGTCTGGGTCTGGGTGACGGTGCGGGCGCTTGGGCTCGACCTCGGGTGGAAGGCGTCGTTCATCGTGCTCACGGCGATTCTGGCGGGTATCGCCATTCCATCGGCGCCTGGTTTCGTGGGCACCTATCATCTGTCGGCCATGCTCGCGCTGCAGTGGCTGCAGCAGCCCCAGGGAGAATCTGCCGCCGCGGCCGTGCTGCTCCATGGCGTCTCGTACGTCGTCACCACCGCCTGGGGCGCGGTTCTGGCGCTGGTGCTGGCCTGGCAGGCCCGCTCGGCCGCGAGGGCAGGGGAGGGCAGCCGAACGGAAGGTGACTCGCGGGAGCGTGGGGTACCCTCGTCGTGAGTCTCTTCCTTCTCGTCTGAAGGAGTCGCGCCCCGCTGCGCGAACCGAAAGAGCGCTCATGAACCCACCACGTTGTACGCGCCTGACCCCGATGGCGCTGGCAGCCGCGCTCGTTGGGATGCTGTCTGCATCTCCCGCCGCGGCCCGGCCCGTGACCGTGCCGCTTCCCCCGGCTCCCCCGTCTGTCGCGACACCGCGTGTGGGAGCGGC
This portion of the Pseudomonadota bacterium genome encodes:
- a CDS encoding glycosyltransferase family 2 protein — its product is MNGSTNTKGVSRETVIWVVLPAYNEAANLGSLLQRICDVQRIVGHSVVVLVVDDGSTDETVAVAEGFGGGLDVRVARNPHNMGLAETIKSGLARALELADDADLIVTMDADDTHNPGLIPRMLDRIIEGYDIVIASRFVPQARIRGLALSRQLLSLGASWLFRLLTPVQGVTDFTCGFRAYRAGFLREVWERHGVAITTASGFTCMADILLTCRRFDPIIAEVPLILRYDRKLSASKMKVQSTVLESLRLIARTRLTALEDLLRGDAGASRPLAPPPLPRSRPSQPADDHAHE
- a CDS encoding UPF0104 family protein, with translation MSGDVSQLQSQEESPQGGGSAPRGRRSAVLQLVVGLAVSLLTLWAFSRGVNLRQLGDTLRACDLRWLGGSAFLAAFLLVVRGWRWEALLGVYGIGYRGALNGVVLGTAANNVLPARAGELVRVSWMSAAYSRPMAPLLVTAVVERILDLMAVAALAVWAAAQASMRPGGASFGWAAAAGGMALTATGGIAVLVAFAWSGQGSGARVLAFVPQRWRKRVEAVAGQVATAVFRDTPPRALLAAAWRTALTWGLAGVWVWVTVRALGLDLGWKASFIVLTAILAGIAIPSAPGFVGTYHLSAMLALQWLQQPQGESAAAAVLLHGVSYVVTTAWGAVLALVLAWQARSAARAGEGSRTEGDSRERGVPSS